One window of Mucilaginibacter inviolabilis genomic DNA carries:
- a CDS encoding TetR/AcrR family transcriptional regulator, translated as MGVTERKEREKTEMRELITAAAMKMFLEDGYAKTSIRGIADAIEYSPGTIYLYFKDKDELLYEVQADAYGRLLEVFQKEATSTDPLERLSQIGRAYIDFGLNNPELYDLMFIIRSPMNVDEKLHKVNGENCLNFLIECLTNCISKDLLRINDVQQATLQIWSTVHGLVSLHLRCRLKIMVESEEEVPQMLIKTMEDYLASVTK; from the coding sequence ATGGGAGTTACAGAAAGAAAAGAACGAGAAAAAACAGAGATGAGGGAGCTGATCACAGCTGCTGCCATGAAAATGTTCCTGGAGGATGGCTACGCTAAAACTTCCATTCGGGGTATAGCAGATGCCATAGAGTACAGCCCCGGTACAATTTATTTGTATTTTAAAGATAAGGACGAACTGTTGTATGAAGTACAAGCTGATGCTTATGGCCGCTTATTAGAAGTGTTTCAAAAGGAAGCGACTAGTACCGATCCACTCGAAAGGCTTAGTCAGATAGGTAGGGCTTATATTGATTTTGGCTTAAATAATCCCGAGCTCTATGATCTGATGTTCATTATCCGTTCCCCAATGAATGTTGACGAAAAGCTTCATAAGGTTAATGGAGAAAACTGTCTGAATTTTTTGATCGAATGCCTGACGAATTGTATTAGTAAAGATTTGCTCCGTATTAATGACGTACAGCAGGCTACGTTACAAATATGGAGTACTGTACATGGGTTGGTATCTCTTCACCTACGTTGCCGCTTAAAAATTATGGTTGAGTCCGAGGAGGAGGTACCCCAGATGTTGATAAAAACAATGGAAGATTATTTAGCATCTGTAACAAAATAA
- a CDS encoding TolC family protein, with product MYTLFTRGLIPIFTFLFLCHISALGQNHHQQLDDYVDIAFAQNQGLKEQQFDLDKAMSALKEAQAMYLPTVSLLGSYTRSAGGRTIDVPVGDLVNPVYTALNQLTNSNKFPQLKNESFLLNPNNFYDAKLRTSLPLINAEIRYNKLIKQQLITSQQAAVNVYKRALVKDIKTAYYRYYQSLQSIATYNSATLLIKENIRENESMLRNGIRNGTALLRSKTEQEKNNAALIQAQHNMKNAKSYFNFLLNRPLQDSILIENETVADIITAPDTSAGIGRREEIKQLRTMQQVYTLDYKLQKSGFIPKVNTFIDLGSQGFDFNVNNKTRYYLWGVNLQWDIFTGGQRKYRAEQSRANVNSTIAQLDQTQQSLQLQLDQTYNNYQSAKAAYKSITAQLLFAGKYYNDQLKAYRAGQLLYLELVDAQDQLTTARLQMADAEANVQIALAELEREQATYPINNPNQK from the coding sequence ATGTATACATTGTTCACAAGGGGATTAATTCCCATTTTTACTTTTTTGTTTTTATGTCATATAAGTGCGTTAGGCCAAAACCATCACCAGCAACTTGATGATTATGTGGACATAGCCTTTGCACAAAATCAAGGACTGAAGGAGCAGCAGTTTGATCTGGATAAGGCCATGTCGGCTTTAAAGGAAGCTCAGGCCATGTATTTGCCAACGGTGAGTTTGCTTGGGAGTTATACGCGGTCGGCAGGTGGGCGTACCATAGATGTGCCGGTTGGAGATTTGGTTAATCCGGTTTATACTGCACTTAATCAACTAACCAATTCTAACAAATTCCCTCAGCTTAAAAACGAATCATTTCTGCTCAACCCCAATAACTTTTACGATGCCAAATTACGAACTTCATTACCGTTGATTAACGCGGAGATCCGCTATAATAAGTTAATCAAGCAACAACTTATTACCAGTCAGCAGGCTGCTGTAAATGTTTATAAAAGGGCCTTGGTAAAAGATATTAAGACAGCTTATTATCGGTATTATCAATCGCTGCAAAGCATCGCAACTTATAATAGCGCTACATTATTGATAAAAGAGAATATTCGGGAAAACGAAAGTATGCTCCGGAATGGCATCCGTAATGGAACAGCCTTGCTCCGGTCAAAAACAGAACAGGAAAAAAATAACGCGGCATTGATACAGGCGCAGCATAATATGAAAAATGCGAAATCGTATTTTAACTTTCTGTTGAACCGCCCACTACAGGATTCTATATTGATCGAAAATGAAACTGTTGCGGATATAATTACAGCCCCCGATACTAGTGCTGGTATCGGCCGTCGGGAAGAAATAAAGCAGCTGCGTACCATGCAACAAGTTTATACGCTTGATTATAAACTGCAGAAATCTGGCTTTATTCCTAAAGTTAACACATTTATTGACTTGGGGTCGCAGGGGTTTGATTTTAACGTAAATAATAAAACGCGGTATTATTTATGGGGAGTAAATCTGCAATGGGATATTTTTACCGGCGGGCAGCGTAAGTATCGTGCCGAACAATCAAGAGCCAACGTAAACTCAACTATTGCTCAACTTGATCAGACCCAGCAATCCTTGCAGCTCCAGTTAGATCAAACCTATAATAATTATCAATCTGCTAAAGCAGCCTATAAAAGTATTACTGCTCAGTTATTGTTTGCCGGTAAATATTATAACGACCAGCTAAAGGCCTACAGAGCTGGTCAATTGCTTTACCTTGAATTGGTAGATGCACAAGATCAATTAACTACTGCGCGCCTGCAAATGGCAGATGCGGAGGCCAATGTACAAATTGCCCTTGCCGAACTTGAACGTGAGCAGGCTACTTATCCTATTAACAACCCTAATCAGAAATAA
- a CDS encoding efflux RND transporter periplasmic adaptor subunit: MKTFKYTGLLMCIPLMYSCKSHPVAISKNGGTDTIPVQTILLKQQNNNAIMAVSGQFTTDDEVMLSFKTGGIINSLNVKEGDAVKKGQLLATLNLTEINAQVQQASLSVEKAQRDYQRIQNLYKDSVATLEQLQNNKTALQQAQQQWNMAKYNRQYSEIHAPKDGYILRKLANAGQLVTAGTAVLQTNGAETNKWILRVGISDSEWARLQLNDHAQIQTTALPGQTLQGTVTRKSEGVDAVTGTFSADITLTGKKPKAIAAGMFGKAVITPTHTSEGGSEWQIPYEALLDGDGASGYVFVTDDNKTAHKVKVTVAGINKNTVTINAGLEDAKALIISGSAYLTDNSAIVVQSPKTAAK, from the coding sequence ATGAAAACCTTTAAATATACCGGTTTATTAATGTGCATTCCTTTGATGTACTCTTGTAAATCGCATCCGGTTGCGATCAGTAAAAATGGTGGCACTGACACCATACCTGTACAAACTATACTATTAAAGCAACAGAATAACAATGCTATTATGGCTGTATCGGGGCAATTTACCACCGATGATGAGGTAATGTTATCCTTCAAAACAGGAGGGATCATTAACAGCCTGAATGTAAAAGAAGGTGATGCTGTGAAAAAGGGTCAGTTGTTGGCCACACTTAACCTTACAGAGATCAACGCACAGGTGCAACAAGCCAGTCTTTCTGTTGAAAAAGCACAGCGTGATTATCAGCGTATCCAAAATTTATATAAGGATAGCGTAGCTACACTGGAACAATTACAAAATAATAAAACAGCACTACAACAGGCACAGCAGCAATGGAATATGGCAAAATATAATCGCCAGTATTCAGAAATACATGCCCCAAAGGATGGATACATATTACGCAAACTCGCTAATGCGGGGCAACTGGTGACTGCTGGTACTGCGGTATTGCAAACTAATGGAGCGGAAACCAATAAATGGATTTTGCGTGTGGGTATTAGTGATAGTGAATGGGCAAGGTTGCAGTTGAACGACCATGCACAAATTCAAACGACTGCATTGCCTGGACAAACACTTCAGGGCACGGTTACGCGTAAATCAGAGGGGGTGGATGCAGTTACCGGTACTTTTAGTGCAGACATCACTCTTACAGGTAAAAAGCCCAAAGCTATTGCAGCAGGAATGTTTGGAAAAGCCGTAATTACGCCTACACACACGAGTGAAGGCGGCAGCGAATGGCAGATTCCTTATGAAGCACTGTTAGATGGCGATGGTGCCAGTGGTTATGTTTTTGTAACTGACGACAATAAAACCGCTCATAAGGTAAAAGTAACCGTTGCCGGAATCAATAAAAACACAGTCACCATCAACGCTGGGTTGGAGGATGCTAAAGCCCTTATTATCTCAGGATCCGCCTATCTTACTGATAACAGTGCTATAGTTGTTCAATCACCTAAAACTGCAGCCAAATGA